The Phycisphaerae bacterium genome has a window encoding:
- a CDS encoding flagellar biosynthetic protein FliO, whose amino-acid sequence MFLRRNGKLRFLLVIIGLSLFCPALPCAGQETSSANNPASLDEPGVEDSPIKGSEEFRSGERNDEKGGFSAFSGTLWAALALVLVLIVVALAVIRKAYPGARMFSSLAAVQVLGRTYLSPKQALAMVKVGRKLVLIGLSEQSVSHLLTVSDPDEVAQLLSQIEQGRSTSVTAGFMGLFSGERARFEEEDSEPDPSDKNRENSKENEEESVLELKSELNSLINKINRLKGIGGQR is encoded by the coding sequence ATGTTTCTTCGCCGGAACGGAAAACTGCGCTTCCTGCTCGTGATTATCGGACTGAGTCTCTTCTGTCCCGCTCTGCCATGCGCGGGACAGGAGACCTCCAGCGCCAACAACCCCGCCTCGCTCGATGAACCGGGCGTCGAGGACAGCCCGATCAAAGGGTCGGAGGAATTCCGGTCCGGCGAACGGAACGACGAGAAGGGCGGTTTCAGCGCCTTCAGCGGAACGCTGTGGGCCGCCCTGGCCCTGGTGCTCGTGCTCATCGTGGTCGCTCTGGCGGTGATCCGTAAGGCCTACCCGGGAGCCAGGATGTTTTCATCGTTGGCCGCCGTCCAGGTTCTCGGACGAACCTACCTTTCGCCCAAACAGGCCTTGGCCATGGTCAAGGTCGGCCGAAAACTCGTCCTGATTGGCCTGAGCGAGCAGAGTGTCAGCCATCTCCTGACCGTCTCCGATCCCGACGAAGTCGCCCAGTTGCTCAGCCAGATTGAGCAGGGACGCTCGACCAGTGTCACCGCCGGCTTCATGGGCCTGTTCTCCGGTGAGCGGGCGAGGTTCGAAGAGGAGGACTCCGAGCCCGATCCGTCCGATAAAAACCGCGAAAACAGCAAAGAAAATGAAGAAGAAAGTGTTTTGGAGTTGAAATCCGAGCTGAATTCGTTGATAAATAAGATCAACCGTCTCAAGGGCATTGGAGGCCAGCGCTAA
- the fliN gene encoding flagellar motor switch protein FliN: MSPEEPKKDKPVQSAEPSAAEPKPSSPAAESQAAGLPDLAKELAAAQAGKPAAATSVDLLQDVELDVKIELGRTRMLVEDVLRLGEGSIVEIDKLAGDPVDIYVNERLVARGEVLVLNDNFCVRVSQIVADQTP; this comes from the coding sequence ATGTCGCCGGAAGAACCCAAAAAGGACAAGCCGGTTCAATCCGCCGAACCGTCGGCGGCCGAACCGAAGCCGTCTTCGCCCGCCGCTGAGAGTCAAGCCGCCGGGCTTCCCGATCTGGCCAAGGAACTGGCCGCTGCGCAAGCTGGCAAGCCCGCCGCCGCGACCTCGGTCGACCTGCTTCAGGACGTCGAACTGGACGTCAAGATCGAGCTGGGCCGCACCCGCATGCTCGTCGAGGACGTATTGCGGCTTGGCGAAGGTTCGATCGTCGAGATCGACAAGCTGGCGGGTGATCCCGTCGATATCTACGTCAACGAGCGGTTGGTGGCTCGCGGGGAAGTCCTTGTGCTCAACGACAACTTCTGCGTGCGGGTCAGTCAGATCGTCGCCGACCAGACCCCTTGA
- a CDS encoding flagellar FlbD family protein, which produces MIKVTRLNGKEIVVNAELIRFVEQTPDTLITLTSGDRLLVREPMDVVVSRAIEYARSIRCNFGT; this is translated from the coding sequence ATGATTAAGGTTACGCGGCTGAACGGAAAGGAGATCGTGGTCAACGCCGAACTGATCCGGTTCGTCGAGCAGACGCCGGATACGTTGATCACGTTGACCAGCGGCGACCGCCTCCTGGTCCGCGAACCGATGGACGTGGTCGTCTCGCGGGCTATCGAGTACGCCCGGAGCATCCGCTGCAACTTCGGAACGTAA
- a CDS encoding flagellar hook-basal body complex protein, with translation MGITSTLYSALSGLNASQTRLDVSGNNIANVNTVAYKGSRATFQTQLSQTMSFGTPPGTASGGTNPMQFGLGVSTGAVERDFGTGSIELTGVNTDAAIQGNGFFMLQTSDGSRVYTRDGAFKIDANQRLVSADGNMLLGFAVDENFNIAQGTLSALTIPVGGLSIAQATTQAGFKGNLDASGIVAAAPATTTSQALVIAGGAVPATGNTALTAVASATAPGVALFAAGDTITVEATKGGRNLEPATFTVTNGSTAALDSGATLAELTEWLESVCGINTSTAQNPPAGISVNANGEIEIVGNLGADSVINITSMTGSGGSAVTYGSVEIDEDVQGASEFTSFQVYDSLGNPANVDITFTLIEKTSTGNTWRFYAESQDDSDLSPVVGSGTLTFDTSGTLVSTTSNSVTVNRADLGAVDPVVVSLDFSKLQGLTPLGGNSTGPLMDQQNGFPMGTLNDFAIANDGRIIGTFSNGLTRTLGQVVLATFSNPGGLIAQGDNAFVAGPNSGEPALVTPGAMGAGSLIGGALELSNVDLTREFISMITATTAFSASGRVISTSQQLLSELLSMVR, from the coding sequence ATGGGTATCACTTCGACGCTGTATTCGGCGCTCTCGGGCCTCAATGCCTCGCAGACCCGGCTCGACGTCAGCGGCAACAACATCGCCAACGTCAACACGGTGGCCTACAAGGGCTCGCGGGCCACGTTCCAGACCCAGTTGAGCCAGACCATGTCGTTCGGCACGCCGCCCGGCACGGCCAGCGGCGGCACCAACCCGATGCAGTTCGGCCTCGGCGTGAGCACCGGAGCCGTCGAACGAGACTTCGGCACCGGCTCGATCGAATTGACCGGAGTGAACACCGACGCCGCGATCCAGGGCAACGGCTTCTTCATGCTCCAGACCTCCGACGGCAGTCGCGTCTACACCCGCGACGGGGCGTTCAAGATCGACGCCAACCAGCGCCTCGTGAGCGCCGATGGAAACATGCTGCTCGGTTTCGCGGTGGATGAGAATTTCAACATCGCCCAGGGCACGCTTTCGGCCCTGACCATCCCGGTCGGCGGGCTGTCCATCGCCCAGGCGACCACTCAAGCCGGGTTCAAGGGCAACCTCGACGCCAGCGGGATTGTGGCCGCGGCGCCCGCGACCACCACCTCGCAGGCCCTCGTAATCGCCGGAGGCGCGGTGCCCGCCACCGGCAACACCGCCCTGACCGCGGTTGCCTCCGCCACCGCTCCGGGTGTGGCGCTGTTCGCCGCCGGCGATACGATCACCGTCGAGGCGACCAAGGGCGGACGGAACCTGGAGCCGGCCACCTTCACCGTCACCAACGGAAGCACCGCCGCTCTGGACTCCGGAGCCACCCTCGCCGAACTGACCGAATGGCTCGAAAGCGTCTGCGGGATCAACACCAGCACCGCCCAGAACCCGCCCGCGGGGATCAGCGTCAACGCCAACGGTGAGATTGAGATCGTCGGCAATCTCGGAGCCGACAGCGTGATCAATATTACCTCGATGACCGGCTCCGGCGGATCAGCCGTCACCTACGGCAGCGTCGAGATCGACGAGGACGTCCAGGGAGCCAGCGAGTTCACGAGCTTCCAGGTCTACGACTCCCTGGGCAACCCGGCCAACGTGGACATCACCTTCACGCTGATCGAAAAGACCAGCACCGGCAACACCTGGCGGTTCTACGCCGAGTCGCAGGACGACAGCGACCTTTCGCCGGTGGTCGGATCGGGCACCTTGACCTTTGATACCTCCGGAACCCTGGTCAGCACCACGAGCAATTCGGTCACCGTCAACCGGGCCGACCTGGGGGCTGTGGACCCGGTGGTGGTCTCGCTGGACTTCTCCAAACTCCAGGGACTCACGCCGCTCGGCGGCAATTCGACCGGTCCGCTGATGGACCAGCAAAACGGTTTCCCGATGGGCACGCTGAATGATTTCGCCATCGCCAATGATGGCCGCATTATCGGCACCTTCTCCAACGGTTTGACCCGGACCCTGGGGCAGGTGGTCCTGGCCACCTTCTCGAACCCCGGCGGACTGATCGCCCAGGGCGACAACGCGTTCGTGGCCGGGCCCAACTCGGGCGAGCCGGCACTGGTCACGCCGGGTGCGATGGGGGCCGGGAGCCTGATCGGCGGAGCATTGGAGCTGAGCAACGTGGACCTGACACGCGAGTTCATCAGCATGATCACCGCCACCACCGCGTTCAGCGCGTCGGGTCGGGTCATCAGCACCTCGCAGCAGCTCCTGAGCGAACTGCTCTCGATGGTGCGGTAA